A genomic segment from Amycolatopsis camponoti encodes:
- the miaB gene encoding tRNA (N6-isopentenyl adenosine(37)-C2)-methylthiotransferase MiaB, whose amino-acid sequence MTENQAPRAYQIRTFGCQMNVHDSERLAGQLEDAGYAPVEDGAKPDLIVFNTCAVRENADNKLYGTLGHLRPDKIANPDLQIAVGGCLAQKDRGEIVKRAPWVDVVFGTHNIGSLPTLLERARHNAEAEVEILESLETFPSTLPARRESSYASWVSVSVGCNNTCTFCIVPALRGKERDRRPGEILAEVEALVAEGVLEVTLLGQNVNSYGVEFGDRLAFGKLLRATGAIDGLERVRFTSPHPASFTTDVIEAMAETPNVCHQLHMPLQSGSDRVLREMKRSYRSARFLKILDEVRAAMPDAAITTDIIVGFPGETEEDFQATLDVVAQARFSSAFTFQYSIRPGTPAATMPDQLPKAVVQERYERLVEMQNAISWEENKKIVGRRVELLVAAGEGRKDAETHRMSGRARDGRLVHFTPGGAQVRPGDVVETVVTYGAPHHLVADGDLLSHRRTRAGDNAEAGLRPKTSGVTLGLPGFGAPAVRPEPVSGCAL is encoded by the coding sequence ATGACCGAGAACCAGGCACCCAGGGCGTACCAGATCCGCACCTTCGGCTGCCAGATGAACGTGCACGACTCCGAGCGCCTCGCCGGGCAGCTCGAGGACGCCGGGTACGCGCCCGTCGAAGACGGCGCCAAGCCCGATCTGATCGTGTTCAACACCTGCGCCGTGCGGGAGAACGCCGACAACAAGCTCTACGGCACCCTGGGCCACCTGCGCCCGGACAAGATCGCCAACCCCGACCTGCAGATCGCCGTCGGGGGGTGTCTCGCCCAGAAGGACCGCGGGGAGATCGTCAAGCGGGCTCCCTGGGTCGACGTCGTCTTCGGGACCCACAACATCGGGTCGCTGCCGACGCTGCTCGAACGCGCGCGGCACAACGCCGAGGCCGAAGTCGAGATCCTCGAGTCGCTCGAGACCTTCCCCTCCACGCTGCCCGCGCGCCGCGAATCGTCCTACGCGAGCTGGGTGTCCGTTTCGGTCGGGTGCAACAACACCTGCACCTTCTGCATCGTCCCCGCCCTGCGCGGCAAGGAACGCGACCGCCGGCCCGGCGAGATCCTCGCCGAGGTCGAGGCGCTCGTCGCCGAGGGCGTGCTCGAAGTCACGCTGCTCGGCCAGAACGTGAACTCCTACGGCGTCGAGTTCGGCGACCGGCTCGCCTTCGGGAAGCTGCTGCGCGCCACCGGCGCCATCGACGGCCTGGAGCGCGTGCGCTTCACCTCGCCGCACCCGGCGTCCTTCACCACCGATGTCATCGAGGCGATGGCCGAGACGCCGAACGTCTGCCACCAGCTGCACATGCCGTTGCAGTCCGGCTCCGACCGCGTGCTGCGGGAGATGAAGCGCTCGTACCGCTCGGCGCGGTTCCTGAAGATCCTCGACGAGGTCCGCGCGGCGATGCCGGACGCGGCCATCACCACCGACATCATCGTCGGCTTCCCCGGCGAGACCGAGGAGGACTTCCAGGCCACGCTCGACGTCGTCGCGCAGGCCCGTTTCTCCAGCGCGTTCACCTTCCAGTACTCGATCCGCCCCGGCACGCCGGCCGCGACGATGCCGGACCAGCTGCCCAAGGCCGTCGTGCAGGAGCGCTACGAACGGCTGGTCGAGATGCAGAACGCGATCTCCTGGGAAGAGAACAAGAAGATCGTCGGCCGTCGCGTCGAGCTGCTCGTCGCCGCGGGCGAGGGACGCAAGGACGCCGAGACGCACCGGATGAGCGGCCGCGCCCGCGACGGCCGCCTGGTGCACTTCACGCCGGGCGGTGCCCAGGTTCGCCCGGGTGACGTCGTCGAGACGGTCGTGACCTACGGCGCCCCGCACCACCTGGTCGCCGACGGCGACCTGCTGTCCCACCGGCGCACGCGCGCCGGCGACAACGCGGAGGCGGGGCTCCGGCCGAAGACGAGCGGCGTCACGCTGGGCTTGCCGGGCTTCGGTGCCCCGGCCGTCCGGCCTGAGCCGGTGAGCGGGT